One genomic window of Arvicola amphibius chromosome 4, mArvAmp1.2, whole genome shotgun sequence includes the following:
- the Ccnf gene encoding cyclin-F, whose protein sequence is MGSGGVIHCRCAKCFCYPTKRRLKRRPRNLTILSLPEDVLFHILKWLSVGDILAVRAVHSHLKYLVDNHASVWASASFQELWPSPKNLKLFERAAEKGNFEAAVKLGIAYLYNEGLSVSDEACAEVNGLKASRFFSMAEKLNIGSEPFIWLFIRPPWSVSGSCCKAVVHDSLRTECQLQKAHKASILHCLGRVLNLFEDEEKRKQAHSLFEESAHQGCLASSYLLWESDRRLDMSDPGRCLHNFRKLRDYAAKGCWEAQLALAKACASGSQLGLEGKACSETVCQLFQASRAVSKQQVFSVQKGLSDTMRYILIDWLVEVATMKDFTSLCLHLTVECVDRYLRRRLVPRYKLQLLGIACMVICTRFISKEILTIREAVWLTDNTYKYEDLVRMMGEIISALEGKIRVPTVVDYKEVLLTLVPVAPRTQHLCSFLCELSLLHTSLSIYAPARLASAALLLARLMHGQIQPWTTYLWDLTGFSYNDLTPCVLSLHKKCFHDDAPKDYRQVSLIAVKQRFEDKCYEGISQEAVLSYAELCAALGVKQESPEPPSFPSTGEIHTFFSSPSGRRSKRKRENSLQEDRGSFVTTPTAELSSQEETLLGSLLDWSLDCCSGYEGDQESEGEKEGDVTAPSGLLDVTVVYMSPGQHCCQESSDEEAWPEDKGQQAPPTPDLRPLLSNRGDLGKDITTSGYSSVSSASPISSLDGGMGGSPQSTSVLSVGSYSNTKPCHHQAKKSCLQCRPPNSPENGVHLQRVKRQNLSVHSDDDTNLGFLKL, encoded by the exons ATGGGGAGCGGCGGTG TAATCCATTGTAGGTGTGCCAAGTGTTTCTGTTATCCTACCAAGCGAAGACTCAAAAGAAGACCCCGAAACTTAACCATCTTGAGTCTCCCAGAAGATGTACTCTTTCATATTCTGAAATGGCTTTCTGTTGGGGACATCCTTGCTGTCCGAGCT GTACACTCCCATCTGAAGTACCTGGTAGACAACCATGCCAGCGTGTGGGCATCTGCCAGCTTCCAAGAGCTGTGGCCTTCTCCGAAGAACCTGAAACTCTTTGAAAG GGCTGCTGAAAAGGGAAACTTTGAAGCTGCTGTGAAGCTGGGAATCGCCTACCTCTACAATGAAGGCT TATCTGTGTCGGATGAGGCCTGTGCGGAAGTGAATGGCCTGAAGGCCTCTCGCTTCTTTAGTATGGCTGAGAAGTTGAATATAGGTTCTGAGCCCTTTATCTGGCTCTTCATCCGCCCACCATGGTCAGTGTCGGGAAGCTGCTGCAAGGCCGTGGTCCACGACAGCCTCAGGACAGAGTGCCAGTTACAGAAG GCTCATAAAGCTTCCATACTACACTGCCTGGGAAGAGTGCTAAATCTTTTTGAG gatgaagagaaaaggaagcaggcTCACAGCCTCTTTGAAGAGTCTGCTCATCAGGGATGCTTGGCCAGCTCGTACCTCCTTTGGGAAAGTGACAGAAGGCTAGAT ATGTCTGATCCTGGACGATGCCTCCACAACTTCCGGAAACTCAGGGACTATGCTGCCAAAGGCTGCTGGGAAGCACAG ctGGCCTTGGCCAAAGCCTGTGCAAGTGGAAGCCAGCTTGGACTAGAGGGGAAAGCCTGCAGTGAAACCGTCTGCCAGCTGTTCCAGGCCTCCCGGGCTGTCAGCAAGCAGCAGGTCTTCTCTGTGCAGAAGGGGCTCAGTGACACCATGAG GTACATCCTAATCGACTGGTTGGTAGAAGTTGCCACAATGAAGGACTTCACGAGCCTATGTCTCCACCTGACAGTGGAGTGTGTAGACCGGTACTTGCGGAGGAGGCTGGTACCCCGGTACAAGCTCCAGCTTCTGGGCATTGCCTGCATGGTCATCTGTACCCG gttcATCAGCAAAGAGATTCTGACAATTAGAGAAGCCGTGTGGCTCACAGACAACACGTACAAGTACGAGGACCTGGTACGGATGATGGGAGAGATCATCTCTGCTCTGGAAGGGAAGATTCGA GTCCCTACTGTGGTTGACTACAAAGAGGTCCTGCTGACACTGGTCCCTGTTGCCCCCAGAACCCAGCACCTGTGCAGCTTTCTCTGCGAGCTCTCCCTGCTGCACACCAGCCTGTCCATCTACGCCCCAGCCCGTCTTGcctctgcagccctgctcctggccagACTGATGCACGGGCAGA TACAGCCCTGGACCACTTACCTGTGGGACCTCACTGGGTTCTCTTACAACGACCTCACGCCCTGCGTCTTGAGCCTTCATAAAAAGTG tttccatgACGATGCCCCCAAGGACTACAGACAGGTCTCTCTGATTGCTGTGAAGCAGCGCTTTGAGGATAAGTGTTACGAAGGAATCAGCCAGGAAGCG GTACTGAGCTATGCAGAGCTGTGCGCTGCACTAGGAGTGAAGCAGGAGAGCCCAGAGCCCCCGTCTTTCCCCAGCACAGGGGAGATCCACACCTTCTTCAGCTCGCCCTCCGGGAGGAGAAGCAAACG GAAGCGGGAGAACAGCCTTCAGGAGGACAGGGGCAGCTTTGTCACCACGCCCACCGCAGAACTGTCGAGCCAGGAGGAGACATTGCTGGGGAGCCTTCTGGACTGGAGCCTGGACTGCTGCTCTGGCTATGAGGGAGACCAGGAGAGCGAAGGCGAGAAGGAGGGTGACG TCACAGCTCCCAGTGGACTCCTTGACGTCACTGTGGTCTACATGAGCCCGGGACAGCACTGCTGTCAGGAGTCCAGCGATGAGGAAGCCTGGCCAGAGGACAAGGGCCAGCAGGCACCTCCAACTCCAGATCTTAGGCCCCTTCTCAGCAACAGGGGAGATCTGGGCAAGGACATCACGACCTCTGGATACTCCTCCGTCAGCAGCGCGAGTCCCATCAGCTCCCTGGATGGTGGCATGGGGGGCTCTCCCCAATCTACCTCAGTGCTGTCTGTCGGCAGCTACTCAAACACAAAGCCTTGCCACCATCAGGCTAAGAAGTCATGTTTACAGTGTCGCCCCCCAAACTCCCCAGAGAATGGTGTTCACCTGCAGCGGGTAAAGCGCCAAAACCTGTCGGTGCACAGTGATGACGACACGAACTTAGGCTTCTTGAAGCTCTGA